In Mytilus edulis chromosome 6, xbMytEdul2.2, whole genome shotgun sequence, the following proteins share a genomic window:
- the LOC139528667 gene encoding uncharacterized protein has protein sequence MDIEEGVITQEMEDCKNESLLLSKTLDALELSDEHVRSKVSMFSRLEVLANAVDYQPDYQNTILTGSIMDGVGWKGYMTDIDTMLRFSYVSIKEKEGNVHDENTGHIFELSDENTHPGYTRLRLYKEGPLTENNIFSLTPNGAKSYCFEEEGNFFLSSYKFKTAFNRYQLIPERPAWVMQSSYNYAVSFPDEEEILEHGPSLCFSDETKEEPLHDSVPCFHFHEWPRQATEWKMRLPRNWPIQKDVDSVVSKGCEIVPVGFLGSKTRHLEWRLSFALSERVLLRTFNNIQHKCYALLKMLLKDVIAEEVPQVLSSFHMKNALFWALEKTESAIWCEERITDAFKACVNQMLTFIRDGFEPAYFIPENNVLQGRMNEDEQRKLVDLFSGFVKEGWKCLLRCKSLSTEPYLKELLQQYTRSKSISTVLHDLHEVDVKYVWFQHDLRLFPRYEDARLEIMTTIAPVEGDSLSMTIARHHMTLKRLDDRSVNEFYRNTLEPIKAAIKSSLGFHLFTLYNEFSGSNSSMETHDYLQAVSECLTEGMESDAAAGKLKYATYFYMTGETDSCKKMAEEIVANSHRLSVFVPHFLPNRFGPTPLEIEDYELFVRSNDMTLKERFLSSIYQAVVFMPTESSMSPPAVKFQLQTPLPEPLKYTSWLSWALYDPLVYAYYLLFLCETKNDKKSAAEGVLESIEKLLSEQQVGYEVSALNLLGFSYISINNVEKGVPFLLQAMEKAISPNSTVWQMGSTMSAILEGPFSKTRAATKTTSLL, from the coding sequence AAATGGAAGACTGTAAAAATGAATCCTTACTTTTGTCAAAAACACTTGATGCGCTCGAGTTATCAGATGAACATGTTCGTTCAAAGGTGTCCATGTTTTCGAGGCTTGAAGTATTAGCGAATGCAGTAGATTATCAACCCGATTATCAGAATACAATTCTCACAGGAAGCATAATGGACGGGGTTGGTTGGAAAGGATACATGACAGATATTGATACCATGTTGCGTTTTTCTTACGTGTCTATAAAGGAGAAGGAAGGAAATGTACATGATGAAAATACAGGTCATATTTTTGAATTATCAGATGAAAATACCCATCCAGGTTACACGCGACTTCGGCTTTACAAAGAAGGGCCATTAACGGAAAACAACATTTTCTCTCTGACACCCAATGGAGCAAAATCTTATTGTTTCGAGGAAGAAggaaatttttttctttcttcttacAAATTTAAAACAGCTTTCAACAGGTACCAGCTGATTCCAGAGCGACCAGCATGGGTGATGCAAAGTTCATATAACTATGCTGTTTCATTTCCAGACGAGGAGGAAATTTTAGAACATGGACCTTCGCTTTGCTTTTCTGATGAAACAAAAGAAGAACCTCTTCATGATTCCGTTCCTTGCTTCCATTTTCATGAATGGCCAAGACAGGCGACTGAATGGAAAATGCGCCTACCTAGAAATTGGCCAATACAAAAAGACGTTGATTCAGTTGTTTCAAAAGGCTGTGAAATTGTCCCAGTTGGCTTTCTTGGAAGCAAAACTCGACATTTGGAATGGAGGCTATCATTTGCTTTGTCTGAACGGGTTCTTTTACGAACTTTTAACAACATACAACATAAATGCTATGCGCTTCTTAAAATGCTTTTAAAGGATGTTATCGCCGAGGAAGTTCCTCAAGTGCTGTCATCATTCCATATGAAAAATGCCTTATTCTGGGCTTTAGAAAAAACAGAAAGTGCTATCTGGTGTGAGGAAAGGATTACAGATGCCTTCAAGGCATGTGTAAATCAAATGCTAACCTTTATACGAGACGGATTTGAACCAGCTTATTTCATTCcagaaaataatgttttacaGGGGCGCATGAATGAAGATGAACAACGGAAATTGGTAGATTTGTTCAGTGGTTTTGTGAAAGAAGGTTGGAAATGTTTGCTACGTTGTAAATCATTGTCAACCGAACCATATCTTAAAGAATTACTTCAGCAATACACCCGCTCCAAAAGTATAAGTACAGTCCTACACGATTTGCATGAGGTGGATGTTAAATATGTATGGTTTCAGCATGACCTTAGACTCTTTCCTCGGTATGAAGACGCACGACTAGAAATCATGACGACAATAGCACCCGTAGAAGGTGACTCCTTGTCCATGACAATAGCCCGCCATCACATGACCCTGAAACGTCTGGACGATAGATCTGTTAATGAATTTTACAGGAACACACTTGAACCGATTAAAGCTGCAATCAAATCAAGTTTAGGATTTCACCTTTTTACTTTGTACAATGAGTTCTCCGGATCTAATTCGTCCATGGAGACTCATGACTATCTTCAAGCAGTATCAGAGTGTCTTACTGAAGGTATGGAATCAGATGCAGCAGCCGGTAAGCTCAAATACGCTACTTACTTTTACATGACTGGTGAGACTGATAGCTGCAAGAAGATGGCAGAAGAAATTGTTGCAAATTCCCATCGGCTTTCAGTATTTGTACCACATTTTTTGCCGAACAGATTTGGGCCAACACCTTTGGAAATAGAAGACTACGAATTATTTGTCCGGTCAAATGATATGACACTAAAAGAACGATTTCTTAGCTCCATTTATCAAGCTGTTGTCTTCATGCCAACCGAGTCTTCAATGTCGCCTCCTGCGGTGAAATTTCAACTTCAAACACCTCTACCCGAACCTTTGAAGTATACATCATGGCTTAGCTGGGCGCTATATGATCCTTTGGTATATGCCTACTACTTGTTATTTCTCTGTGAAACAAAGAATGACAAGAAATCTGCTGCTGAGGGTGTATTAGAATCTATTGAAAAACTTTTATCCGAACAACAAGTTGGTTATGAGGTCTCTGCTTTGAATTTACTTGGTTTTTCGTACATTTCGATAAACAATGTCGAAAAGGGTGTTCCATTCCTTTTACAAGCCATGGAAAAGGCAATAAGTCCAAATTCAACAGTTTGGCAAATGGGAAGTACTATGTCTGCTATACTGGAAGGTCCATTTTCGAAAACAAGAGCAGCAACCAAAACCACTAGTCTCTTGTAA